The following DNA comes from Deltaproteobacteria bacterium.
AGCAGCGCAAGCCCCGGGCGGCGCCACGGCGAGCGACGGCGGTTGGCCGTGTTGGCGGCACTGGCGGCGGCCTTGATCTGTGCGCAGGCGGCGATCTTCTTTCACCTCCAGTGGGCAATCGCCAGCGCGGTGCTGGTGCTGGCGGCCGCCGGTATCGCCGTCGTGATCGGTGCGCCCCCGGCCGCGGAGCCGGACCTGGCGCCGGCAACCGCGGCCTCGCGCTGGCAGCGGGCGGCGGGAGTAGCGCTCGCGCTGGCCGGCATGCTGATCGCCGCATGGGCGGCGTGGCAGCTCACCATCAACTGGGCCGGCCGATTCGACCTGGCGGCGCCCCTGGCGCTGCTGGGCACGCTGATCTGCTCGGCCGGAATCGCGATCGCCGACCGGCGGGCGCAACCGTTCACCTTCGGCCGCGAGGCCATGCCGCGCTGGGAGCGCTGGGCGCTGCCGGCGATAGTCGTTCTGGCGTTCGCGTTCCGCTTCTACCGCTTCAGTGATTTTCCGCCACCCGACGGTATCTGCGCGATCGAGGAGCCGCAGACCGGGCAGCTGGGCTGGGAGATCCTGCGCGGGGCGCGGCCGTGGGAGTTCTTGCTCGATCGCTGGCTGGCGGCCGCCGGCATTCGACTTGGCGGCGCCAACCTCACCGCCGTGCGCCTGCCGTTCACCATCGTCAGCGCGCTCACGGTGCTGCCGCTGTACTGGCTGCTGCGCTGCCTGGTGTCGCGCGCTGTGGCCGTGACGGTGGCGCTGCTGTTCGCGGTCTGCCACTGGCATCTGGTTTACGCGCGCTACGCCCACAACATTTATCTGACGACGTTCTTGGTCGTGGTGATCCTGTACCTGATGGTGCGGGCGCGCCAGGACAGCCGCTTGGCGTTCTATCCCTGGATCGGCTTGCTCTCCGCTTACACGCTCTACACCTACGCCGGCTATCGCGGCACCACGCTCTTCGTCGGCCTGTTTCTCGGCGGCGCCTTGGTGGTCGATGCCTGGCGGGCGCGGCAGGCGCTCAGCCCCACCCGCCGCCAGCGCACCCGGCGCTGGCTGCAGCGCCAAGTGCTGGCCAGTGCGCTGGTGGCGATCGCCTACCTGGTGCCGCTGGTGCCGCTGGTGCGCGCCGTGATTTATAGCCCGTGGGGACCGAACTACTACTTCGAGGCCGCTCACCGCGCCGTCGACGATTCAGGCTACTACAACCCGTCGCTGGCGCGCTCGCTCGCGCTGCGGCTGGAACGCTTGCGCCACACCGCCATGATCTTCAATCACGCCGGTGAAGACTATGCCACGATGAACCTGCCCGGCGTCCCCATGCTCGATCCGGCCACCGGCGCACTGTTCACCGCCGGCCTGTTCTACTGCCTGCTCTGTCCGCGGCGGCGGCACCAGGGCTTCTTCGCCGCGATGTTCTTGGTGCTGCTGATGATGGGGACGGTGTTCGTGCACAATTTCGATGTGCGGCGCTTGCAAGGCATCATCCCGCTGATCTTCATCCTGGTAGCGCTGCTGTTGGAGCGCGTGCGCGAGCTGCTCGCCGCTGCCGGCCGGCGCGGCGAGCTGGCCTTCGCCGGCCTGCTGGCGGTGGTGCTGCCGATCTCCTACGCCCGCAACATCGACGTGTACTTCGTCAAGATGATGAATTCAGCGCAGGTGCTGGGCGCGTTTCACAATCGGTATACGGTGGCGATCCGCTACTTGCACCAACTCCCCGATAACGCCTTCTTGCTGCTGGTCGCCGACCTCGGCAACTTCTTTCAACCGAGCGACTACGAGTGGATGCGCGGCACACGCGTGCCGGGGCAGGCTACCAGCGACCTCTACCCGCTGCTCGAAGGCCAGCCCGGACGCTGGCCGGGAAAAGAGCTGTACGTGCTGCTCAAGGAGCCGTACGCCACGCAGGACCTTGCCGCCTTCCTGCGCGAGCAATTTCCCGGCACTACCTGTGGGCCGGTCGATGCGCCGCATCATCGCGAAGAGCGCTACGTCGGCTGCCACGTCGCCGTGCCGAGCCAGCAAGCCGAGGCGCCGCGGCC
Coding sequences within:
- a CDS encoding glycosyltransferase family 39 protein, encoding MTSSASPGRRHGERRRLAVLAALAAALICAQAAIFFHLQWAIASAVLVLAAAGIAVVIGAPPAAEPDLAPATAASRWQRAAGVALALAGMLIAAWAAWQLTINWAGRFDLAAPLALLGTLICSAGIAIADRRAQPFTFGREAMPRWERWALPAIVVLAFAFRFYRFSDFPPPDGICAIEEPQTGQLGWEILRGARPWEFLLDRWLAAAGIRLGGANLTAVRLPFTIVSALTVLPLYWLLRCLVSRAVAVTVALLFAVCHWHLVYARYAHNIYLTTFLVVVILYLMVRARQDSRLAFYPWIGLLSAYTLYTYAGYRGTTLFVGLFLGGALVVDAWRARQALSPTRRQRTRRWLQRQVLASALVAIAYLVPLVPLVRAVIYSPWGPNYYFEAAHRAVDDSGYYNPSLARSLALRLERLRHTAMIFNHAGEDYATMNLPGVPMLDPATGALFTAGLFYCLLCPRRRHQGFFAAMFLVLLMMGTVFVHNFDVRRLQGIIPLIFILVALLLERVRELLAAAGRRGELAFAGLLAVVLPISYARNIDVYFVKMMNSAQVLGAFHNRYTVAIRYLHQLPDNAFLLLVADLGNFFQPSDYEWMRGTRVPGQATSDLYPLLEGQPGRWPGKELYVLLKEPYATQDLAAFLREQFPGTTCGPVDAPHHREERYVGCHVAVPSQQAEAPRPAWVGQGGGLRARYYHGDAAQPFVDRVEPCVEYALTPNVCHLDDERRAPPCRVSWEGTWSVEAESEVAWQLETRAAQAQIFIDGEPAGQLTRLQPGPHTISITAELEQGEENGVRVKWRQREGGRGALLPFYRLTTPARDGG